TTTGAAGTAAGCAACGTCTACCCGGTCGTGTCTGTCCTTCTCTGTGTTGTCCAATCAAACCCTGTATTATTTCCTGCTGAAATGTCAAATGGTCCATTTTCTTCTGTACCACAAAGGTATTTCTGTAACATATGTAGGCGTTAactgaaaacaaaatacaataatattattaaattgaTGTTTTTAATACCTTTCGGAAAACAAAGTCATATTTGAATTGTATGCGAGTTTAGTTTGAGAAAAGGTAATTAATTATCAGTATGATATAGGACTACATGTTTGTAAAAACATCAGAACTAAACCCgtcaaaccaaaaaaaataagataGAGAACAAACAATTGCATAGCGCTCGTATACTtactttgaatatttcaaattaaagcCTTTCGGTAACTCAAAATTTCGAATAAACCATACCTGTTGCTGTCATGAGGAGATTGAACAAAATCTTCTTCCATAATTTCAAACTTCTAAATTGGGGTTCATACTGTGCAATAAACTGGTCACCTAGATCAACGCCACCCATCGTCTCATTGTATTTGTGTACCAAAGCTGGCGCCTTCACAACTTTCCCCTTACTATTAGGTTTCCGGGtcattctgaaaatataaaatatttttttttaaatatagtctAGGTCTTGatcttgatataaaacaaatattctgatTACTCCAATGCATGTACTTACAAGTATGaatgattataattttaaatcCTTCTTTACTAATAGATATTCTATGAAAACGTGATCACTGGTTATTAAATTGAGAACTTTTGAAATGAATTGTGAATACAGCTACCCAATACTCTGCTTAGTTTTCGCGGAATCATACATATTAATATATGAATACGGTTCCTTACTTGGAAGAAGAAAAAGAGGAATAGTACAATTCATTCAATAAAAAAACTTACTTTGCACTTCCAGCTGTTGTTAACAAGGACACTTGTCGGCGATCACTATATAAAACAGACATAACTGGTCCTTGTGACTTTGCAAGAATTGTCCCCTTTGGAAGTTTTGCTTTTCTAAAACTTTGAGGCATGCCTTTTCTTGTGGTAATGACTGTACCAGTACAATATGTACCCCTGTTTCTGAGGTCGTGGACTAATTTTGGACTGGTAAACCAACTGTCGATGGTCACATGGTGCTGGTTTCCAAAGTGGGGCCTCATCAGATCCGTAACAACTTTGTATCTAGAATATACATGGCATTGCATTCAATGTTTACTGCAACGTTTATTACACTTAAGAATgaatttaaatatgttatttgaAATAAGTCAGAAATTCATGTCGATGGTTACCGTCTTTATAATACACCAAAGGCCTTCTACGAGAATGTGTGTACGGTATACGgttttatgattatatttttttttagaatatacatgtacatgtagttcacAGTGTTCACAGCTCTCGTATGTTGTACATTATACTATTGTATTTTTGAGTTAACGGTATGTAAAAATTTGagaaacataaattgaacagttttttttttacaaattaacaaCTAATCATGGAACTTTTAAATAACTTACCATTGTGCATTACATTTAATTACAGTCTGGTTGAAGAATCATGTTGCTCTCTATAGtcgttttattaatttttattattgatgCTACCGATTTTACGAATCAGTACCACTTGTACAGATACAACGAACTTACTATTACTAAGATTAGTTTATCACAAAAGATTTACAGGACAATCAAAAATTCGTGCGTTTTTGTTTATTAATCTTTGCAAACCGGAGTGTTATAGGAGATAAGTCTTTTTGCTTAGTGTGGTTATTGAGAAAAGGGTTGGCTGCTGTTAATGTCATGATGAtacatgtaaaaattaaaaaaacaaaaatcaatcatttCCAGACTTGAATTATTCTTTTGAAAtgacacaataaaaaaatatagtaatATAATTTCAACAGCATACCCTTGTCCATCAGGATGACGAGGTGCATTTGATTTGCCTTTGTATAGTTCTAGTTGATGTGTGTATCCAGTGCCTGATTCAGCAAGAACCCATGCCTTGACACCCCATCTGTGCGCCTTTTTATTAGCAATATATTGCTTCAAAAAGTGTCTTCCTTTGAAACCAATCATTCTTTCGTCAATGCAAACATTTTGTGAAAGTCTGAAATAAGTTAATATTTTAAGAATACATACATTATGAATAAGTTATTGATAAAATACTGAGTGAATTGAAACAATaatgaattaaattattttaaaaacactattttaaaatatcaaacaaattctGCAGACATTTGTGCAATAATAATTGtgctttttttatatactagtagttgCAAGATTTATATTCGTTTCTTACCTGTAATTTTCCTCAAAAGTTCTGTTAAAAAATTCTATGATATTAGCAACTTTATGGAGTGGGTCATAACCAGCTTGGCCTCTCTCGACTGCTAAAGCATTGTCATTGCAGTGTAAAAACCTCAAAATTTCCTGGAATCTGTTTCTTGACATAATCTGGGGAAAATTTGGCGTGTATGTTAGTGCATTTTTATTTCCGTTTCCCCAATATGAAGCGTAAGAAGGTTTCCTGACTATTCCCATTGCTAATAGTAAACCGAAAAAGGCACTGAGTTCCTGCTTGGAAACTGGTTTCCAGTTATTTCCTCTTCCTTGTGGGGTTGGGTCATTAGCGTTTAACGTAGCATACCTATTTGTTTCTTCAACTATGATATCAAATAAACTGTTGTCATCTTCACTAATAAATTTCTCAAAGTAATCATATGGAGATAAATTTGCATCAAATCCAACTGGACCATGATCTGGACTGAATGATGGCAGTCTATCTATGAAAAAAGAATTTGGCTCTATAATGGTGAACCACGGTCCATTTATCAGGTTACCAGGTCTATTGATTTCATTTTCGGAATCTTCAGCATCCGTTACAAATGAGTCAGATATATCTGCATCACTATTGCCGTCTTCTGTAAACGACATTTTCACCCTGCACACCCAAATTTCACCGTGATTATTACGTCACTATGACGTCATGTACTCAACGTAATCGTCAATGACCTATGGTCAGTAgtacaattatatataattgaaaaCATGGTGTAAAACAAGTGCAATGTCTTGATTTAATTGGTATACTTATTTAAATTCTGGAGACGACATATATGTCGCCTTGGCATTAAACCCCCGCACGACATATATGTCGCTTTGGCATTAAAGCTATAACGACATATATGTCGCCTTGGCATTAAGAGGGTTAAAGAGGCAAAACCTAATGCTGCTCAGTCTGTACAGACGAAGTCCGCTATTATGTTGTGCATTTCGAGAGAGACCAAATGTAAAAGTTGCATTTCATAACGGTATAcacaatcaaaataaaaaactaaGTCTTGCTATTAGCTATAATCCAAATATGGGTGTAGTAGATTTGAACGATATGATGTGTGGAATATATgatgataaaacaaaaacaaaaccatgtTGAAAGGGACTTGAAAAGAGATTAATATTTTTCACAGGATGCTTCTCAATGCTATAATTTAAATATGGATGGAGTAGATTTGAACGATATGATGTGtggtatatataataataaaacaaaaaaaacaaaaccatgtGTTAAAGATATTAACATTTTTCACAGGATGCTTCTCAATGCCTATttacttttcaaataaaatactgACGAAAACAACACCATGCTACCTTACAGAGGTTACCGGGTAAAAGCGAAAACAACTGTGTCGTTTGTGCGACTGTTAACAGCCGTACACGTTGTAAAATGTTTGCTTGAGGTTTGGAAAAGGAGTGTACGGACTATTTGTACATCGGCACCGTTGTGAAATaccagtatactctggtttgtatatatatttctcacGACAAGACATTTTCATCTCATTTAtctattttcatgaatatttattgtcataaatATATAACTACCGATAAGGATTGCTATATTGCACTCGATTACGTTCTCATAATTATATGAAATAGTTCGGTTAATGGTAAAAAACACCAGTCACTTTTGCCCTCATGGTTTTCCGCTGTTAAAATTAAAAGGGAAAACATTACATTCCTTATGCCAACAGTAACTAAAGGTTTCTGGTCTCCATCAAGATGCCAGGGTTATTTAACAATTGATACTGTTTGATAACAATATTTTAACTCATGTCAAGTTATTCAAGTGATATCATATCAAGGAATTGacattttgatttcaaattcGATGCACGATTGCATGAAAACAAATGAGtagaaaaatgtgttttataGTCGAATAGTCTTTTCTTTAAGTCGTAAATTGTCCATAtagattatatattttatttgaaagaatGCATACAATTTCTTCTAAACGATTATAATCACTCAGCATTCATAAACAATTTCTTAATAGTTTCAGAAGTGCCCATTAATTATCTAAAATTGCAGTGGCTGATGACAAAATATAGTATTGCCTTACGAGCcagtttagtttaattttgacAATGTCCATCTGACATGGCTTGGTATTTTTACATCCCGTCGGTCTTCAACGGTCATTATGTTGTTCTACAGAAAGCTTTGGTATTCTTCTTCTCGTTTTTGCTTATGTGCCTTGTATTTCTGTCTTTTATACATCTTGTATTTATATTggtaaagattataacacaatgctgaCGGCTGTACTCCTATcctttgacaattttacctagtATTGTGGTTTACTGAtcgaacaaaaaaaatatataccgaactcgagtaaaattcaaaacggagtaCGTAATTAGATGacaaattcaaaactgaaatactaacaaaaaaaaaaacaactaaccatcaaacgaatgaaaaaaaaaacaaccaaccaTCAAACGAATAGATGTTCCCGACTTGGAACAGACATAAGAAAGTGGTTGATTAaccctggttttaaagctagcaaAACCTAGGATTAATATGAGTCTCTTCAAATTCCCTttaattgacaacgatgtgtgaacaaaacggacatagtaggtaaaaatgtaaaaaaaagaagagaacgCGCCAAGAAAAGAAGAGAATGCGCAAAGATAACGTACCAAGAGAAGAAGAGAACGCGCCAAGAGAAGAAGAGAACACACCAAGAGAAGAAGAAAACATGGTGTTTTTATCATAATCTctttaaaacaaacagacatgtgACAAAGGAACACAATAAGGCATATAGACAACATGGTGTTTTTATCATAATCTCttttaaaacaaacagacatgtgACAAAGGAACACAATaaggcataaagacaaagcacaatAGCAAAATTGAAAGACGGGATAAAACAATTTACCGTAGCACAATAACGGGATAAAGTACAAAGCCACGTCAGATGTAACTAAGAAATACATATagatatatagacaaagcacactaACAAAATATAAGGCCAGAATACCAAGTGTTTACCATtaacaataacgggatgtataagtacagaaccacgtcaaatggatatcacaaaaaCAGACTAAccagtaaaaataatattcataaaaaataaaattaaatttcccTATTATAAAGTAAACTCACAAAAACTTAACTCCGAAGATATTATTTTTCCCAACTTCCGATACTTTATTCACTAATAGTTGTTGACAaagtccgaggaaaattcaaaacggaaagtccctaatcaaatgactaTTAAAAGTTTAAACACATTCTTTTTATACAGCAAATTATACAAATATTCAAATCTGAAgtattttcattatatatatttaactatGAATAAGCTTTctatttctcagcagtaacataccgtctgccccttcgtatggtgtttacatatcacaattgatacgttattcacgtgcttgttcacactatacggacttcatatacaggagtgtgctacttacgcagaaacttctccaacaaagttatgaggacagatcaaaattgacactccgtaaattttatggacaccatcacgaattggtggatccatacgatgtgtgtttaaccaaactagctaaggatatttttaccacatggtagattgtggtttgtcattatgtcgtctaatcttttaattaccaaacgtgacttattcccgattgtgcttgttttgctgagtgtgaattcgcattactataagacgtgttacggtacttgtctatcccaaactcatgtatttagtttaaatgtttaatgttatatttgtaattctcatcggattttgtcaaatgtgttgacgtcttttctattatatttatgtgttatggaaacataaattaatcaccgccgtcatttattagatttaattttggtcaacataatctgtacgataatttaagtttgaagttggattcataacaaactgcacatatacatattatagttaattgctattaataagtattgcaatatgcattgtgtttaaatgcaatatcagtatttagttctattttaatctttaatcattcctaattctatcttacttttgagatatagtttttcatatgtgacgtaatttttctgctgtttcagaaattcatatgttcaaatttttaatgccttttcaccatcgtatgtgacgtaatttttaatgccttttcaccgtcgtatgtgacgtcattttcataaattactgcgttgaggcctggactgagtcgggtgtgtctattctgtgttggtcattcattatgtattcgtgtttgttttatgtaatgagttaatacttcagtttcattatgtatatctgttatattcatttgataaaatttactgttttcaatagcattaattgttctaaataattaggatgttcttatcccaagcataaaaacttagccgtatttgacacaacctttttcaacttttgatcttcagtgatGTACAACTTTaaactttttttcgctttcgatcttttatatctgggcgtcactggtgagtcttgtgtggacgaggcgcgtttttggcgtattaaattttaaacctgatgctttttgttattcattaatcatgtgtttctttgtctaatacgttgtcctatttatttgtattgtagtcctgtaatattatgttgtcatttctatgttatatataacattgccattaaagtgcgaggtttggcatgccacaaaaccaggttcaacccaccattttttcctttaaaaatgtcctgtaccaagtcaggaatatggccattgttatattatagttcgtttctgtgtgtgttacaatttaacgttgtgtcgtttgttttctcttatttttgagtgtaaattgacattgcgataagacgtgtcacggtacttgtctatcccaaattcatgtatttggttttgatgttatacgttattctcgtgggattttgtctgatgcttggtccgtttctgtgtgtgttagttacattgtagtgttgtgtcgttgatctgttatatttatgcgtttccgtcagtttagtttgttaccccgattttgttttttgtccatggatttatgagtttgaacagcggtatactagtgttgcctttatttatctacaACAAAAgtgaatatcaacaatacatgtttttaagtattacaattttaattcaaactttataacatatttttcagAATCTGTGAAGAAGAGGAATTGATTAAATCAGTACACTTTATTTGTATATAGCCTTTGTTATAACCATTCAACATATTCAACTTACAAAATGGACAAGATTTTCTCacagcaaacattttttttatatacatatattcgaaattttcaaaaatatctgGCAAACGTTCTCAGTTCATCAAATAGTGGCAGACACGTTTACGTACAGCATAtgacaatttataatttttttttagatgagaATTCATTTATTTCAATCTGACTTGTCAGTAGATCTAAACTTGATAATATATATTTCTTGTCGTTTGGTCAATCGATTGATGTTTGTGGAACATCTAGTAAGAAATATGTGTTGAATCTTCAGGACAAGAACGATTTACGTAGACAGTGTGAAGGCGATCGTATGGTATTAAAGACAGGACATTAAGACTGTCACTAAAAAAAATTGCGTCTTTAACCTTCCGATAGGCCATATTTTGACTCCTCAAACAGTTGTTATTGGGTTTCTAATGTGCAGAGAACGTGACAATCAGTTCATGAGGCATCGAATTAACCACCTCTATTCTGAACAGGCGTGGCTTCGGAATAAAGCATCCCACACAATCAAATAAACATCTTACTCAGCAACAACAATGGAAGAATATGTTTCTAAAaggcaaatttgaaattttatgtaGAGCGATTAAGTTTAATCAGCATCGTATGGCAAAACATATTCCCCTACTGGTTAAAAAGCTTTTTATTTGCGTGAATAATGCAACTTCAAGGACCAGAACGATAATTCAAAATTGATCCCTAAAATAAGGGCGAAAGATTCTACATGTTCAGACTCagactcattaatcgaaaatatgTCGACGCCATGTCTAAAACAAAGAGACAAtaaagacaacatagaaaacctatgactaagcaacacaaaccccaccaataACGTTAGGGTGATCCCCCGTACTGCGAAAGAATGAGCAGCTCCTGCTCGATATGTgccacccatcgtgttgctcatgttataacaaacccggtaaataatcTAGATCTGTGAACTTTTTTAACTGGTAATGtttagaaaatatatcaaaaatcaatatcttcaataataattaaacaaaGTGCGGAAAACTGATAAAACGTGTGAAATACCAAAGCAATATATTCATGCacgaaaaaaagtgtggaaaacttaTTATAGCCCCGGACAGACGGAGTATTGGCATAATTAAACAAACTGCGGAAAACTGATAAAACGTGTAAAATATCAAAGCAATATATTCATGcacgaaaaaaaaatgtgtcgtaAACTGATTAGTTAAACGGAGTGTTAATCTAAAATCCCCTTATGCATTGCCGGAAGTGGAATAAAATACACAAGATATGTAAATATGTGACATTCACGTCAAAAGAATTATAAAGGTCTAGAGAATTGATAAAGAGATAATGATTTCAAACATACACACTACTCACAAATAGTTATATCTTTATATACGATTTACGATAGAtgaattaatgttattttttttttggctgatATCCAGTGCCAAATATCTCATAAATGTTcagaatgaaataaataccagAAAGTCCTTTAAAAGAGGCCATTTCTAATGAAAGTTAAGAAGTCTGATGTGGAGCAGGAGCTGCTTGCTTACCCGTCCGAtctacccccagtttttggttgggttcgtgttgcttagtcttaagttttctatgttttgtcatgtgtacaattattagtctatttgtctttcattttaagtcatagcgttgtcagtttaattccgatttatgagtttgactgtccctctggtatatttttcCCCTCTTTTAATGAGGGTATATTTGATAGGGACAGAATTTAGCCTCGGAACGGTTTATAAATTGAAGATAGCGTAGCTCACTCTTCAAAAGAATCTTGGGATTTAACGTCTTCGTTCTGACGTGACGTGGCTGCGTACTCGTACATCCTGTTATTACCTACTTTACGAGTGGACCGTTTATTCACCTCATATCTATTCCCCATCACTTTGAGGGTCTCCAGGTGAGAGAAACGTATCTGAACGCCTCGAGCGGAAAACTGGAAAATTTGCCTTCGTTGTTATGCGAGTAATCTCCCATACAccagaaaaatattttcaaaatgtcgGAAGATATTCCGCTGCGTAGGAAAAATGGTCAATTTGGTGGAAAAGTATTCAATACTTCtgattaaaatttaacaaaaagagtagttattgtaaGTGAAATG
The window above is part of the Mytilus edulis chromosome 6, xbMytEdul2.2, whole genome shotgun sequence genome. Proteins encoded here:
- the LOC139526359 gene encoding piggyBac transposable element-derived protein 4-like — translated: MSFTEDGNSDADISDSFVTDAEDSENEINRPGNLINGPWFTIIEPNSFFIDRLPSFSPDHGPVGFDANLSPYDYFEKFISEDDNSLFDIIVEETNRYATLNANDPTPQGRGNNWKPVSKQELSAFFGLLLAMGIVRKPSYASYWGNGNKNALTYTPNFPQIMSRNRFQEILRFLHCNDNALAVERGQAGYDPLHKVANIIEFFNRTFEENYRLSQNVCIDERMIGFKGRHFLKQYIANKKAHRWGVKAWVLAESGTGYTHQLELYKGKSNAPRHPDGQGYKVVTDLMRPHFGNQHHVTIDSWFTSPKLVHDLRNRGTYCTGTVITTRKGMPQSFRKAKLPKGTILAKSQGPVMSVLYSDRRQVSLLTTAGSAKMTRKPNSKGKVVKAPALVHKYNETMGGVDLGDQFIAQYEPQFRSLKLWKKILFNLLMTATVNAYICYRNTFVVQKKMDHLTFQQEIIQGLIGQHREGQTRPGRRCLLQSTRLTARHFIEWIPNKRRMRCAVCSGKENRFSGTRIRTWCPDCGVGLCVGRCFKHFHTLQIYEE